One genomic segment of Manis javanica isolate MJ-LG chromosome 7, MJ_LKY, whole genome shotgun sequence includes these proteins:
- the CUEDC2 gene encoding CUE domain-containing protein 2, translating into MELERIVSAALLAFVQMHLPEADLSGLDEVIFSYVLGVLEDLGPSGPSEENFDMEAFTEMMGAYVPGFAHIPRGTIGDMMQKLSEQLSGARNKENLQLQSSEVQGQGPMSPEPLQWSEKLKEETRASPAADTQDEAASAEEELLPGVDVLLEVFPTCSVEQAQWVLAKARGDLEEAVQMLVEGKEEGTPAWDGPNQDLPRHLRGPQKDELKSFILQKYMMVDSAEDEKIHRPMAPREAPKKLIRYIDNQVVSTKGERFKDVRNPEAEEMKATYINLKPARKYRFH; encoded by the exons atggaGCTGGAGAGGATTGTCAGTGCAGCCCTCCTTGCCTTTGTCCAGATGCACCTCCCAGAGGCGGACCTCAG TGGCTTGGATGAGGTCATCTTCTCCTATGTGCTTGGGGTCCTGGAGGACCTGGGCCCCTCAGGCCCGTCCGAGGAGAACTTTGATATGGAGGCCTTCACTGAGATGATGGGCGCCTATGTGCCTGGCTTCGCGCACATCCCAAg GGGTACAATAGGGGACATGATGCAGAAGCTCTCAGAACAGTTGAGTGGTGCCAGGAACAAAG AGAACCTGCAACTGCAGAGCTCTGAGGTCCAAGGTCAGGGGCCCATGTCCCCAGAGCCCCTGCAATGGTCTGAAAAGCTCAAAGAAGAGACTAGGGCTTCTCCTGCTGCTGATACCCAAGATGAG GCAGCCAGTGCTGAGGAGGAGCTGCTGCCCGGGGTGGATGTCCTCCTGGAGGTGTTCCCTACCTGCTCCGTGGAGCAGGCTCAGTGGGTGCTGGCCAAAGCTCGGGGGGACTTGGAAGAAGCTGTGCAGATGCTGgtagaggggaaggaggaggggacgCCAGCCTGGGATGGCCCCAACCAG GACCTGCCCAGGCATCTCAGAGGCCCCCAAAAGGATGAGCTGAAGTCCTTCATCCTGCAGAA GTACATGATGGTGGATAGTGCAGAGGATGAGAAGATTCACCGGCCCATGGCTCCCAGGGAG GCCCCCAAAAAGCTGATCCGATACATCGACAACCAGGTAGTAAGTACCAAAGGGGAGCGTTTCAAAGATGTGCGGAACCCTGAGGCAGAGGAGATGAAGGCCACATACATCAACCTCAAGCCAGCCAGAAAGTACCGCTTCCATTGA
- the FBXL15 gene encoding F-box/LRR-repeat protein 15 isoform X1, producing MEQSGGEQEPGAVRLLDLPWEDVLLPYVLSRVPLRQLLRLQRVSRAFRALVQLHLAGLRRFDAAQVGPHIPRAALAWLLRDAEGLQELALAPCHEWLSDEDLVPVLARNPQLRSVALAGCGQLSRRALGALAEGCPRLQRLSLAHCDWVDGLALRGLADRCPALEELDLTACRQLKDEAIVYLAQRRGAGLRSLSLAVNANVGDAAVQELARNCPELQHLDLTGCLRVGSDGVRTLAEYCPVLRSLRVRHCHHVAEHSLSRLRKRGVDIDVEPPLHQALVLLQDMAGFAPFVNLQV from the exons ATGGAGCAGTCCGGAGGGGAGCAAGAGCCCGGAGCCGTCAG GCTTCTGGACCTTCCCTGGGAAGACGTGCTACTCCCTTACGTCCTGAGCCGGGTACCGCTGCGCCAGCTACTTCGGCTGCAGCGAGTCAGCCGGGCCTTCCGGGCACTAGTGCAGCTGCACCTTGCGGGGTTGCGCCGCTTTGACGCTGCTCAG GTGGGTCCGCATATCCCGCGGGCCGCATTGGCCTGGCTGCTGCGGGACGCCGAGGGGTTACAGGAGCTGGCGCTGGCGCCGTGTCACGAATGGCTGTCGGACGAGGATCTGGTGCCGGTGCTGGCGCGGAATCCGCAGCTGCGGAGTGTGGCGCTGGCCGGCTGCGGACAACTGAGCCGCCGCGCGCTGGGGGCGCTGGCCGAAGGCTGCCCCCGCCTGCAGCGCCTGTCTCTTGCGCACTGTGACTGGGTAGACGGTCTGGCACTGCGCGGCCTCGCCGACCGCTGTCCAGCCCTTGAGGAGCTGGACCTCACCGCCTGCCGTCAGCTCAAGGATGAGGCCATAGTGTACCTGGCGCAGAGGCGCGGCGCGGGCCTCCGCAGCCTCTCGCTGGCGGTCAATGCCAATGTGGGGGACGCCGCCGTCCAGGAATTGGCTCGAAACTGCCCGGAACTCCAGCACCTCGACTTAACCGGCTGCCTCCGCGTGGGAAGCGACGGCGTCAG GACATTGGCTGAGTACTGCCCTGTGCTACGCTCGCTGCGGGTGCGGCACTGCCACCATGTGGCCGAGCACAGCCTGAGCCGCTTGCGGAAGCGCGGCGTGGATATCGACGTGGAGCCACCGCTGCATCAGGCCCTGGTACTGCTGCAGGACATGGCGGGCTTTGCACCCTTTGTCAACCTGCAGGTCTGA
- the FBXL15 gene encoding F-box/LRR-repeat protein 15 isoform X2, with the protein MEQSGGEQEPGAVRLLDLPWEDVLLPYVLSRVPLRQLLRLQRVSRAFRALVQLHLAGLRRFDAAQVGPHIPRAALAWLLRDAEGLQELALAPCHEWLSDEDLVPVLARNPQLRSVALAGCGQLSRRALGALAEGCPRLQRLSLAHCDWVDGLALRGLADRCPALEELDLTACRQLKDEAIVYLAQRRGAGLRSLSLAVNANVGDAAVQELARNCPELQHLDLTGCLRVGSDGVSLTPLLPQDIG; encoded by the exons ATGGAGCAGTCCGGAGGGGAGCAAGAGCCCGGAGCCGTCAG GCTTCTGGACCTTCCCTGGGAAGACGTGCTACTCCCTTACGTCCTGAGCCGGGTACCGCTGCGCCAGCTACTTCGGCTGCAGCGAGTCAGCCGGGCCTTCCGGGCACTAGTGCAGCTGCACCTTGCGGGGTTGCGCCGCTTTGACGCTGCTCAG GTGGGTCCGCATATCCCGCGGGCCGCATTGGCCTGGCTGCTGCGGGACGCCGAGGGGTTACAGGAGCTGGCGCTGGCGCCGTGTCACGAATGGCTGTCGGACGAGGATCTGGTGCCGGTGCTGGCGCGGAATCCGCAGCTGCGGAGTGTGGCGCTGGCCGGCTGCGGACAACTGAGCCGCCGCGCGCTGGGGGCGCTGGCCGAAGGCTGCCCCCGCCTGCAGCGCCTGTCTCTTGCGCACTGTGACTGGGTAGACGGTCTGGCACTGCGCGGCCTCGCCGACCGCTGTCCAGCCCTTGAGGAGCTGGACCTCACCGCCTGCCGTCAGCTCAAGGATGAGGCCATAGTGTACCTGGCGCAGAGGCGCGGCGCGGGCCTCCGCAGCCTCTCGCTGGCGGTCAATGCCAATGTGGGGGACGCCGCCGTCCAGGAATTGGCTCGAAACTGCCCGGAACTCCAGCACCTCGACTTAACCGGCTGCCTCCGCGTGGGAAGCGACGGCGTCAG TCTCACCCCGCTCCTCCCCCAGGACATTGGCTGA
- the PSD gene encoding PH and SEC7 domain-containing protein 1, translated as MAQGAMRFCSEGDCAISPPRCPRRWLPEGPVPQSPPASMYGSTGSLLWRVAGPGPRGRELGRVTAPCTPLRGTPSSRIAPSPWAPSSPTGQPPPGAQSSVVIFRFVEKASVRPLNGLPAPGGLSRSWDLGGVSPPRPTPSLGPGSSRKLRLEASTSDPLPAGGGSALPGSQGISHGPPAQPQVGADGLYSSLPNGLGGPSEHRAALFPGPADIGLLNQADNWSTPRDVSSHAQRIARAKWEFFYGSLDPPSSGAKPPEQAPPSPPGVGSGQGSGVAVGRAVKYSETDLDTVPLRCYHETDIDEVLAEPEEADSAIESQPSSEGLPGTARPPVPRPGPCLGPWPSLGSGNEDEDEAGGEEDVDDEVFEASEGARPGTRMPHAGPLKSPVPFLPGTSPSADGPDSFSCVFEAILESHRAKGTSYSSLASLEALASPGPTQSPFFTFELPPQAPAPRPDPPAPAPLAPLELDSGTSSAADGPWTQRGEEEEAEAGAKQTPGRDPPSPCRSEDSLGLGVAPLGSEPPLSHLVSDSDSELDSTERLALGSTDTLSNGQKADLEAAQRLAKRLYRLDGFRKADVARHLGKNNDFSKLVACEYLKFFVFTGMTLDQALRVFLKELALMGETQERERVLAHFSQRYFQCNPGALSSEDGAHTLTCALMLLNTDLHGHNIGKRMTCGDFIGNLEGLNEGGDFPRELLKALYSSIKNEKLQWAIDEEELRRSLSELADPNPKVIKRVSGGSGSGSSPFLDLTPEPGATVYKHGALVRKVHADPDCRKTPRGKRGWKSFHGILKGMILYLQKEEYQPGKALSEAELKNAISIHHALATRASDYSKRPHVFYLRTADWRVFLFQAPSLEQMQSWITRINVVAAMFSAPPFPAAVSSQKKFSRPLLPSAATRLSQEEQVRTHEAKLKAMASELREHRAAQPGKKARGKEAEEQRQKEAYLEFEKSRYGTYAALLRVKLKVGSEELDAIETALAQAGSTEDGLPPHTSPSLQPNASCQPQAQCHDSEPQAGAGSGQWKP; from the exons ATGGCCCAGGGTGCCATGCGCTTCTGCTCAGAAGGTGACTGTGCCATCTCCCCGCCACGATGCCCTCGCCGCTGGCTCCCCGAAGGCCCAGTGCCCCAGAGCCCCCCAGCCAGCATGTATGGCAGCACAGGCTCCCTGCTATGGCGGGTAGCAGGGCCAGGTCCCCGAGGCCGGGAACTGGGACGTGTGACAGCACCCTGTACACCCCTGCGTGGCACCCCCTCATCCCGTATTGCTCCCTCACCCTGGGCACCCTCTTCACCCACTGGGCAGCCCCCACCAGGGGCCCAAAGCTCTGTGGTCATATTCCGCTTTGTGGAGAAGGCCAGCGTGAGGCCACTGAATGGGCTACCTGCTCCAGGAGGCTTAAGTCGGAGCTGGGACCTGGGTGGGGTCTCTCCTCCCAGGCCCACCCCATCCCTTGGGCCTGGCTCCAGCCGGAAGTTGCGGCTGGAGGCATCCACATCAGACCCACTCCCAGCTGGAGGAGGCTCAGCTCTGCCTGGCAGCCAGGGCATTTCACATGGGCCACCAGCTCAACCCCAGGTTGGGGCAGATGGTCTTTACTCCTCTCTCCCAAATGGCCTGGGGGGGCCCTCTGAGCACCGGGCTGCACTATTCCCAGGACCTGCTGACATTGGACTCCTGAACCAG GCGGACAACTGGTCCACCCCCCGGGACGTCTCCTCTCATGCCCAGAGGATTGCTCGAGCCAAATGGGAATTCTTCTATGGCTCCTTGGACCCCCCGAGCTCAG GTGCTAAGCCCCCAGAGCAAGCCCCCCCATCTCCACCTGGGGTGGGTTCAGGGCAGGGCTCTGGGGTGGCTGTGGGGCGAGCAGTCAAGTACTCCGAGACGGACCTGGACACAGTGCCCCTGAGGTGCTACCACGAGACCGACATCGATGAGGTGCTCGCTGAGCCGGAGGAGGCTGACTCGGCCATCGAGAGTCAGCCCAGCTCTGAGGGCCTGCCTGGCACTGCCCGCCCTCCTGTCCCACGTCCTGGCCCATGCCTTGGCCCTTGGCCCAGTCTGGGCAGTGGCAATGAGGATGAGGATGAGGCAGGTGGGGAAGAGGATGTGGACGACGAGGTGTTTGAGGCCTCAGAGGGGGCCCG GCCGGGCACCCGAATGCCTCATGCTGGGCCTCTCAAGTCACCTGTGCCCTTTCTACCTGGGACCAGCCCCTCAGCTGATGGGCCTGACTCTTTCAGTTGTGTGTTTGAAGCTATCTTGGAGTCACACCGGGCCAAGGGCACCTCCTACAGCAGCCTTGCTTCACTGGAGGCCCTGGCCTCACCTGGCCCAACCCAGAGCCCCTTCTTCACCTTTGAGCTGCCTCCCCAAGCCCCTGCTCCACGGCCTGACCCACCTGCTCCTGCCCCACTTGCCCCTCTTGAACTGGATTCTGGTACCAGCTCTGCTGCTGATGGACCTTGGacacagagaggagaggaagaggaggcagaggctggagccaaGCAGACCCCAGGGAGGGATCCCCCAAGTCCCTGCCGCTCTGAGGACAGCCTTGGGCTGGGAGTGGCACCACTGGGCAG TGAACCACCCCTGAGCCATCTGGTGTCCGACTCAGACTCGGAGCTGGACAGCACAGAGCGGCTGGCCCTAGGAAGCACGGACACCTTGTCCAATGGACAGAAAGCAGACCTGGAGGCTGCACAACGTCTAGCTAAGAGGCTGTACCGACTAGATGGCTTCAGGAAGGCTGATGTGGCCCGACACCTGGGCAAGAA TAATGACTTCAGCAAACTTGTGGCCTGCGAGTACCTCAAGTTCTTTGTCTTCACGGGCATGACTCTGGACCAGGCTCTCAG GGTATTTCTGAAGGAGCTGGCTTTAATGGGTGAGACCCAAGAACGGGAGCGTGTGCTGGCCCACTTCTCCCAGAGATACTTCCAGTGCAATCCGGGAGCCCTGTCTTCAGAGG ACGGTGCTCACACGCTGACCTGCGCCCTCATGCTACTCAACACCGATCTCCACGGCCAC AACATCGGGAAGCGCATGACCTGCGGAGACTTCATTGGGAACCTGGAGGGCCTCAACGAGGGCGGTGACTTCCCCAGGGAGCTGCTCAAG GCCTTGTACAGCTCCATCAAGAATGAAAAGTTACAGTGGGCCAT AGACGAGGAGGAGCTGAGACGCTCTCTGTCTGAGTTGGCCGACCCCAACCCCAAGGTCATCAAGCGGGTCAGCGGGGGCAGTGGCAGCGGCTCCAGCCCTTTCCTGGACCTGACTCCTGAGCCTGGGGCCACAGTCTACAAGCACGGGGCCTTGGTGCGAAAAGTGCATGCAGACCCTGACTGCAGGAAGA CACCTCGGGGCAAGCGGGGCTGGAAGAGCTTCCACGGGATCCTCAAAGGCATGATACTCTACTTGCAGAAG GAAGAGTACCAGCCTGGGAAGGCGCTATCAGAGGCAGAGCTTAAGAATGCCATCAGCATCCACCATGCTCTGGCCACGCGTGCTAGTGACTATAGCAAGAGGCCCCATGTCTTCTACCTGCGCACAGCTGACTGGCGGGTCTTCCTCTTCCAGGCCCC GAGCCTGGAGCAGATGCAGTCCTGGATCACTCGCATCAATGTGGTGGCTGCCATGTTCTCTGCACCCCCATTTCCAGCTGCTGTTAGTTCCCAGAAGAAGTTCAGCCGCCCTTTGCTGCCCAGTGCTGCCACCCGTCTCTCTCAG GAGGAGCAGGTGCGGACCCACGAGGCCAAGCTGAAGGCCATGGCAAGTGAGCTGCGGGAGCACCGGGCTGCTCAACCTGGCAAGAAGGCCCGGGGCAAGGAGGCTGAGGAGCAGCGGCAGAAAGAGGCCTACCTGGAGTTTGAG AAATCCCGTTATGGCACATATGCTGCACTGCTTCGGGTCAAGCTGAAGGTGGGCAGTGAAGAGCTGGATGCGATAGAGACAGCACTGGCCCAGGCCGGGAGCACGGAGGATGGACtcccacctcacaccagtccCTCCCTACAGCCCAATGcctcctgccagccccaggcTCAGTGTCATGACTCAGAGCCTCAGGCAGGGGCAGGCAGTGGGCAGTGGAAGCCCTGA
- the NFKB2 gene encoding nuclear factor NF-kappa-B p100 subunit, producing MDSCYDPGLDGIIEYDDFKLNPSIVEPKEPASETADGPYLVIVEQPKQRGFRFRYGCEGPSHGGLPGASSEKGRKTYPTVKICNYEGPAKIEVDLVTHSDPPRAHAHSLVGKQCSELGVCAVSVGPKDMTAQFNNLGVLHVTKKNMMEIMIQKLQRQRLRSRPQGLTEAERRELEQEAKELKKVMDLSIVRLRFSAFLLASDGSFSLPLKPVISQPIHDSKSPGASNLKISRMDKTAGSVRGGDEVYLLCDKVQKDDIEVRFYEDDENGWQAFGDFSPTDVHKQYAIVFRTPPYHKMKIERPVTVFLQLKRKRGGDVSDSKQFTYYPLVEDKEEVQRKRRKALPTFSQPFGGGSHMGGGSGGSAGGYGGAGGGGGSLGFFPSSLAYSPYQSGAAPMGCYPGGGGGAQMAAMAPNVDAREQAAEPSGPLLAPRRESLAPELLQRAREYNARLFSLAQRSARALLDYGVTADARALLAGQRHLLTAQDENGDTPLHLAIIHGQTGVIEQIAHVIYYAQHLGVVNLTNHLHQTPLHLAVITGQTSVVSFLLQVGADPALLDRHGDSAIHLALRAGAGAPDLLRALLESGVPTMPQLLHMPDFEGLYPVHLAVCARSPECLDLLVENGAEVEAAERQGGRTVLHLATEMEELGLVTHLVTKLHANVNARTFAGNTPLHLAAGLGSPTLTRLLLKAGADIHAENEEPLCPLPSPPTSGSDSDSEGPERDTRSSFQGHTPLDLTRSTKVKTLLLNAAQNTMAPPLTPPSPAGPELPLEDTVLQNLEHLLDRPEAQGSWAELAERLGLRSLVDTYRKTASPSGSLLRSYKLAGGDLAGLLDALSDMGLEEGVRLLRGPEARDKLPSTEVKEDSAYGSQSVEQEAEKLGPPPEPPGGLCHGHPQPQVH from the exons ATGGACAGTTGCTACGACCCA GGTCTTGATGGCATCATTGAATATGATGATTTCAAATTAAACCCATCCATTGTGGAACCCAAAGAGCCGGCCTCAGAGACAG CTGATGGCCCCTACCTGGTGATTGTGGAACAGCCTAAGCAG CGAGGATTCCGATTTCGGTATGGCTGTGAAGGCCCCTCCCATGGAGGACTGCCAGGTGCCTCCAGTGAGAAGGGCCGGAAAACTTATCCCACTGTCAAG ATCTGTAACTACGAGGGACCAGCCAAGATCGAGGTGGACCTGGTAACGCACAGTGACCCGCCGCGTGCTCATGCCCACAGCCTAGTGGGCAAGCAATGCTCGGAGCTGGGGGTCTGCGCCGTGTCTGTGGGGCCCAAGGACATGACTGCCCA ATTTAACAACCTGGGTGTCCTGCATGTGACCAAGAAGAACATGATGGAGATTATGATACAAAAACTTCAGAGGCAGCGACTCCGCTCCAGGCCCCAGGGCCTCACAG AGGCTGAGCGGCgggagctggagcaggaggccAAGGAGCTGAAGAAGGTGATGGATCTGAGCATTGTGCGGCTGCGCTTTTCTGCCTTCCTTCTTGCCAGTGATGGatccttctccctgcccctgaAGCCAGTTATCTCCCAGCCCATCCACGACAGCA AGTCTCCTGGGGCCTCAAACCTGAAGATTTCTCGAATGGACAAGACAGCTGGATCTGTACGGGGTGGAGATGAGGTTTATCTTCTTTGTGACAAGGTGCAAAAAG ATGACATTGAGGTTCGGTTCTATGAGGATGATGAGAATGGATGGCAGGCCTTTGGGGACTTCTCTCCCACAGATGTTCATAAACAG TATGCCATTGTGTTCCGCACACCACCTTATCACAAGATGAAGATTGAGCGTCCTGTAACCGTGTTCCTGCAGCTGAAACGCAAGCGTGGGGGGGATGTCTCTGACTCCAAACAGTTCACCTATTACCCTCTGGTGGAAG ACAAGGAAGAGGTTCAGCGGAAGCGGAGGAAAGCCTTGCCCACCTTCTCCCAGCCCTTTGGGGGTGGCTCTCACATGGGTGGAGGCTCTGGGGGCTCGGCTGGGGGTtatggaggagctggaggaggag GTGGCAGCCTTGgcttcttcccctcctccttGGCTTACAGCCCCTACCAGTCCGGCGCAGCCCCAATGGGCTGCTACCCAggaggcgggggcggggcgcAGATGGCGGCCATGGCGCCTAACGTGGACGCGAGGGAGCAGGCCGCGGAGCCGAGCGGCCCCCTCTTGGCACCCCGGCGCGAATCCCTGGCTCCGGAGCTGCTGCAGCGAG CCCGGGAGTACAACGCGCGCCTCTTTAGCTTGGCGCAACGCAGCGCCCGAGCCTTGCTCGACTACGGCGTCACGGCGGACGCGCGCGCGCTGCTAGCGGGACAGCGCCACCTGCTGACGGCTCAGGACGAGAATGGAGACAC GCCACTGCACCTGGCGATCATCCACGGGCAGACTGGTGTCATTGAGCAGATTGCCCACGTTATCTACTATGCCCAGCACCTTGGTGTTGTCAACCTCACCAACCATCTACACCAG ACGCCCCTGCATCTGGCAGTGATCACTGGGCAGACAAGCGTGGTGAGCTTCCTGCTGCAGGTAGGCGCAGACCCAGCACTGCTGGATCGGCACGGAGACTCAGCAATTCACCTGGCACTCCGGGCAGGTGCTGGTGCCCCCGACCTGCTGCGTGCCCTACTGGAGAGTGGGGTTCCCACCATGCCCCAACTGTTGCACATGCCAGACTTTGAGG GGCTATACCCAGTACACCTGGCAGTCTGTGCCCGAAGCCCCGAGTGCCTGGATCTGCTAGTGGAAAATGGGGCTGAAGTGGAGGCTGCAGAACGGCAGGGGGGCCGGACAGTCCTGCATCTAGCCACAGAGATGGAGGAGCTGGGGTTGGTCACCCATCTGGTCACCAAG CTTCATGCCAATGTGAATGCTCGCACCTTCGCGGGTAACACACCCCTACACCTGGCAGCTGGACTGGGATCTCCAACTCTCACCCGCCTCCTTCTAAAGGCTG GTGCTGACATCCACGCAGAGAACGAGGAGCCCCTGTGCCCACTGCCTTCACCCCCCACCTCTGGTAGCGACTCAGACTCTGAGGGGCCTGAGAGAGACACTCGAAGCAGCTTCCAGGGCCACACACCTCTTGACCTCACTCGCAGCACCAAG GTGAAGACCTTGCTGCTAAATGCTGCTCAGAACACCATGGCGCCCCCCCTGACGCCGCCCAGCCCTGCAG GGCCAGAGCTGCCACTCGAGGATACAGTCCTGCAGAACCTGGAGCATCTGCTGGACAGGCCAGAAGCTcagggcagctgggcagagctggcagAACGCCTGGGGCTGCGCAGTCTGGTGGACACGTATCGTAAGACAGCCTCGCCTAGTGGCAGCCTCCTGCGCAGCTACAAA CTGGCTGGTGGGGACTTGGCAGGCCTTTTGGATGCCCTGTCTGACATGGGCCTGGAGGAGGGCGTGAGGCTGCTGAGGGGTCCTGAGGCCCGAGACAAGCTGCCTAGCACAG AGGTGAAGGAGGACAGTGCATATGGGAGCCAGTCGGTGGAACAGGAGGCAGAGAAGCTGGGCCCACCCCCTGAGCCACCAGGAGGGCTCTGCCATGGGCACCCCCAGCCTCAGGTGCACTGA